One region of Erwinia tracheiphila genomic DNA includes:
- a CDS encoding DUF1328 domain-containing protein, whose product MFRWGIIFLVIALIAAALGFDGLVGKAAWAAKIVFVVGIIIFLVSLFTGRKKL is encoded by the coding sequence ATGTTTCGCTGGGGCATTATTTTTCTGGTTATCGCGCTGATTGCAGCTGCGTTGGGTTTTGATGGTCTGGTCGGTAAAGCCGCGTGGGCTGCTAAAATTGTATTCGTCGTCGGTATTATCATCTTCCTGGTCAGCCTGTTTACGGGCAGGAAGAAGCTTTAA
- the osmY gene encoding molecular chaperone OsmY, with protein sequence MKKTNIAKKLTAVLLGSALLGGYAVADDTATTSTQSIADSAGAKIDSAMKKVGSFMDDSGVTAKVKAALVDNDAIKSSDISVKTHDGVVALSGFVPSQDQAELAVAAAKKVEGVKSVSDKLHVKDTTKSSVSGYAGDIATTSKIKAKLLADDIVPSRNVKVETTNGVVQLSGTVKTQAQSERAEGIAKAIDGVKSVKNNITVKS encoded by the coding sequence ATGAAGAAGACTAACATTGCAAAAAAACTTACTGCTGTACTGCTTGGTTCTGCACTGCTGGGAGGTTATGCGGTGGCTGACGATACTGCCACCACATCGACTCAAAGTATTGCCGACAGTGCCGGTGCTAAAATTGACAGCGCGATGAAAAAAGTCGGTAGTTTCATGGATGACAGCGGCGTGACGGCTAAAGTGAAAGCGGCTTTAGTGGACAACGATGCTATTAAAAGCAGCGATATTTCAGTAAAAACTCACGATGGCGTGGTGGCGCTGAGTGGATTCGTTCCTTCTCAGGACCAGGCTGAACTGGCGGTTGCCGCTGCGAAAAAAGTGGAAGGTGTGAAATCTGTCAGCGACAAACTGCACGTTAAAGACACTACCAAATCCAGCGTAAGCGGTTACGCTGGCGATATCGCAACGACCAGCAAAATTAAAGCTAAACTGTTAGCAGACGATATCGTGCCGTCTCGTAACGTCAAAGTGGAAACCACCAACGGTGTGGTTCAGCTCTCCGGTACGGTTAAAACCCAGGCGCAGTCAGAACGTGCTGAAGGCATTGCCAAAGCCATTGATGGCGTGAAAAGCGTCAAAAACAATATCACTGTGAAATCTTAA
- the tnpA gene encoding IS200/IS605 family transposase produces MSRFQKASHVHWCCQYHIVWTPRYRFRILRNNVGKEVCKPIRISGEQPGIEVVELNVQTDHVRLRVKVPPRLSISHVTGDLKGKTALRLFSKFPCLRKNKQWGNDFWARGYCVDTVGINEEMIIKYVKYQEKHEVEDSQLPLKEV; encoded by the coding sequence ATGAGCAGATTCCAGAAAGCATCTCATGTGCACTGGTGTTGTCAATATCATATCGTATGGACACCCAGGTACCGGTTTCGCATCCTCAGGAACAATGTTGGTAAAGAGGTCTGTAAGCCGATAAGGATCTCAGGTGAGCAGCCCGGGATAGAAGTAGTGGAGCTGAATGTCCAGACAGACCATGTCCGTTTGCGGGTAAAAGTGCCTCCACGGCTTTCGATTTCCCATGTAACAGGCGACTTAAAGGGTAAAACAGCCCTTCGATTGTTCAGTAAATTTCCCTGCCTGCGTAAGAACAAGCAGTGGGGGAATGATTTTTGGGCAAGAGGTTATTGTGTCGATACCGTAGGTATAAACGAAGAAATGATAATAAAGTACGTGAAGTATCAGGAAAAACATGAAGTTGAAGATAGCCAGCTTCCACTGAAAGAAGTGTGA
- the prfC gene encoding peptide chain release factor 3 — protein MTSLSQSAEVERRRTFAIISHPDAGKTTITEKVLLFGQAIQTAGTVKGRGSSQHARSDWMEMEKQRGISITTSVMQFPYRECLVNLLDTPGHEDFSEDTYRTLTAVDCCLMVIDAAKGVEDRTRKLMEVTRLRDTPILTFMNKLDRDIRDPMEVLDEVESELKIACAPITWPIGCGKQFKGVYHLYKDEIYLYQTGMGHTIQQVRVVKGLDNPELDKAVGDDLAAQLREELELVQGVSHGFDKESFLAGQLTPVFFGTALGNFGVDHMLDGLVEWAPSPMPRQTDVRTVTAADEKFTGFVFKIQANMDPKHRDRVAFLRVVSGQYEKGMKLRQVRLGKDVVISDALTFMAGDRSHVEEAYPGDIIGLHNHGTIQIGDTFTQGENMKFAGIPNFAPELFRRIRLRDPLKQKQLLKGLVQLSEEGAVQVFRPVHNNDLIVGAVGVLQFDVVVARLKSEYNVEAIYEAINVSTARWVECSDVKKFDEFQRKNEINLALDGGDNLTYIAPTMVNLNITQERYPDVVFRKTREH, from the coding sequence ATGACAAGTCTCTCTCAATCCGCAGAGGTGGAGCGCCGCCGCACTTTTGCCATTATCTCCCACCCGGATGCCGGTAAAACCACCATCACCGAAAAAGTGTTGCTGTTCGGACAGGCTATTCAGACTGCCGGCACGGTAAAAGGTCGGGGTTCCAGCCAGCATGCCAGGTCAGACTGGATGGAGATGGAAAAGCAGCGTGGTATTTCAATCACAACTTCCGTGATGCAGTTCCCGTACCGCGAGTGTCTGGTTAACCTGCTTGATACCCCGGGGCACGAAGACTTTTCTGAAGATACCTACCGCACTCTGACGGCAGTGGACTGCTGCCTGATGGTCATTGACGCTGCAAAAGGTGTTGAGGATCGTACCCGCAAGCTTATGGAAGTGACCCGGCTGCGCGATACGCCAATTCTGACCTTTATGAACAAGCTTGACCGCGATATCCGTGACCCAATGGAAGTACTGGACGAAGTGGAAAGTGAGTTGAAAATTGCCTGTGCACCCATTACCTGGCCAATTGGCTGTGGTAAACAGTTCAAAGGCGTCTACCATCTGTATAAAGATGAAATTTACCTTTATCAAACGGGAATGGGCCACACTATCCAGCAGGTGCGCGTGGTGAAAGGGCTGGACAACCCGGAGCTGGACAAGGCGGTCGGTGACGATCTGGCGGCGCAGCTGCGTGAAGAGCTGGAGCTGGTGCAGGGCGTATCCCATGGATTCGATAAAGAATCGTTTCTCGCCGGACAATTGACTCCGGTGTTTTTTGGTACCGCACTCGGTAACTTCGGCGTGGATCATATGCTTGATGGCCTGGTGGAGTGGGCGCCGTCGCCCATGCCGCGACAGACCGATGTGCGTACCGTGACCGCTGCCGATGAGAAATTCACCGGGTTTGTCTTTAAAATTCAGGCGAATATGGATCCGAAACACCGTGACCGCGTGGCGTTTCTGCGTGTGGTTTCCGGCCAGTATGAAAAAGGCATGAAGCTGCGTCAGGTTCGCCTCGGCAAAGACGTGGTAATAAGTGATGCACTGACCTTTATGGCAGGTGACCGTTCGCATGTTGAAGAAGCGTATCCGGGTGACATCATCGGATTGCACAACCACGGTACTATTCAGATTGGGGATACCTTTACCCAGGGTGAAAATATGAAGTTCGCCGGTATTCCTAACTTTGCGCCGGAACTGTTTCGCCGCATTCGCCTGCGTGACCCGCTGAAGCAGAAGCAGTTGTTAAAAGGTCTGGTTCAGCTTTCGGAAGAAGGGGCAGTACAGGTGTTTCGTCCGGTACATAACAACGATCTGATCGTCGGAGCGGTAGGCGTGCTGCAGTTTGACGTGGTGGTGGCGCGCCTGAAAAGCGAGTACAACGTGGAGGCCATTTACGAAGCCATTAACGTTTCCACCGCCCGTTGGGTGGAATGCAGTGACGTGAAGAAGTTCGATGAATTCCAGCGCAAAAATGAAATTAATCTGGCGCTGGATGGCGGCGATAATCTGACTTACATTGCCCCGACGATGGTTAACCTGAATATCACTCAGGAACGTTATCCTGACGTGGTGTTCCGTAAAACCCGCGAGCATTGA
- a CDS encoding ISL3 family transposase produces the protein MDEKSLYAHILNLSAPWQVKSLSLDEKSGSVTVIVGIVGHTQLTCPTCGKSCPIHDHRRRKWRHLDTCQFTTLVEADVPRIDCPEHGCQTLPVPWAGLGSRYTLLFEAFVLSWLKISTVDAVRKQLKLSWNAVDGIMMRAVKRGLARIKQPLSARHLCVDEVGFKKGHQYVTVISDRQGRALQLTDDRGVESLASYLRSLRDHQLEEIKTLSMDMNTAYISAARIHLPNAVDKIAFDHFHVAKMLCAIVDKTRQAEMKQIPSSDRKDAHRSRYLWFYSKQNRFGRRAERLEVARLVLPQTNQCWVMKELARDLWHRRYDDHSRKLWQEWMAMAKDTGIPLMVSIARMVAKRLYGILNAMKNRVSNGNAESLNSKIRLLRIKSRGFRNKERFKLGVMFHYGKLNMAF, from the coding sequence ATGGACGAAAAGTCCCTCTATGCCCATATCCTTAACCTGTCCGCACCGTGGCAGGTAAAATCCCTTTCTCTTGATGAAAAATCTGGTTCAGTGACTGTGATTGTCGGCATTGTCGGGCACACTCAACTGACCTGTCCAACATGCGGTAAATCCTGCCCCATACATGACCACCGGCGTCGCAAATGGCGTCACCTCGATACCTGTCAATTCACCACGCTGGTTGAAGCTGATGTACCCCGCATTGACTGCCCCGAGCACGGTTGCCAGACACTGCCGGTTCCGTGGGCGGGGCTAGGCAGCCGCTACACCCTGTTGTTCGAAGCCTTTGTTCTTTCATGGCTGAAAATTAGCACCGTGGATGCTGTCAGAAAGCAGCTCAAACTCAGTTGGAATGCCGTGGACGGCATCATGATGCGCGCAGTAAAACGAGGCCTGGCCCGGATAAAACAACCCTTATCGGCCCGTCATCTCTGCGTGGATGAAGTCGGGTTCAAAAAAGGACACCAGTACGTCACCGTTATCTCTGACAGGCAGGGACGCGCTTTGCAACTGACCGACGATCGCGGTGTAGAAAGTCTTGCCAGTTATCTGCGTAGCCTGAGAGATCACCAGCTTGAAGAGATAAAAACGCTGTCTATGGACATGAACACGGCCTATATCAGTGCTGCACGCATCCATCTCCCCAATGCCGTGGATAAAATCGCCTTCGATCACTTCCATGTGGCAAAAATGTTGTGCGCCATCGTTGATAAAACCCGTCAGGCTGAGATGAAACAGATCCCGTCGTCAGACAGGAAAGACGCCCACCGCTCACGCTACTTATGGTTTTACAGCAAACAAAATCGCTTTGGGCGCCGCGCTGAGAGGTTAGAAGTTGCCCGGCTGGTGTTACCGCAAACGAACCAGTGCTGGGTAATGAAAGAGCTTGCCCGCGATCTGTGGCACCGCCGCTATGACGACCATAGCCGTAAGTTGTGGCAGGAATGGATGGCGATGGCTAAAGACACCGGCATACCACTCATGGTCAGCATTGCCCGCATGGTGGCAAAGCGGCTTTACGGCATTCTGAATGCGATGAAAAACCGGGTATCGAACGGCAATGCGGAGTCTCTGAACAGTAAAATACGGTTGCTGAGGATCAAGTCACGGGGCTTCAGGAATAAAGAACGGTTCAAGCTGGGCGTAATGTTCCACTACGGGAAGCTGAACATGGCGTTCTGA
- a CDS encoding IS256 family transposase, translating to MDEKQSQALVNELAKNLKTPDDLSQFERLLKKISVGAALNAEMTRHPGDDKNQPEPATNARNGYSTKTVTTGDGPPELRTPRDRDGSFEPQRVKKNQTRSTGMDNPILSLYAKGMTTREIAAAFKELYDADVSPARVSKVADAVMEQITGWQNRPLDAVCPIVYPDCIVLKVRQDSRVINKSVFLAPGINTEGRKELPGMWLAENEGAKFWLNVLTELKNRGLQDILIACVDGLKGFPDAINSVYPQTHIQLCIIHMVRNRLKYVAWKDYKAVTGGLKTVYQAPTEAAARMALDAFAEEWDDKYPQISKSWRAHGENLNTFFGYPSDIRKAIYTTNAIESLNSVIRAAIKKRKVFPTDDSVRKVIYLAIQSASKKWSMPVQNCRLAMSRFIIEFGDRLSVHL from the coding sequence ATGGACGAAAAACAGTCGCAGGCCCTGGTTAACGAACTGGCCAAAAATCTCAAAACCCCTGACGATCTCAGCCAGTTTGAGCGTCTGCTGAAAAAAATCAGTGTCGGGGCGGCGCTCAACGCCGAAATGACCCGTCACCCCGGCGACGATAAAAATCAGCCAGAACCGGCGACCAACGCCCGCAACGGCTATTCTACAAAGACAGTGACCACCGGCGATGGCCCGCCGGAGCTGCGTACACCGCGCGATCGTGATGGCTCTTTCGAACCGCAACGGGTGAAGAAAAACCAGACCCGGAGCACCGGGATGGATAACCCGATCTTATCGTTGTACGCCAAAGGGATGACCACCCGCGAGATAGCGGCCGCGTTCAAAGAGCTGTATGACGCCGATGTCTCGCCAGCGCGGGTCTCAAAGGTAGCTGATGCCGTCATGGAGCAGATCACCGGATGGCAAAACCGGCCATTGGATGCCGTTTGTCCCATCGTTTACCCTGACTGTATCGTCCTGAAGGTCCGGCAGGACAGTCGCGTCATCAATAAATCCGTGTTCCTGGCGCCGGGCATCAATACCGAAGGCCGGAAAGAGCTTCCGGGGATGTGGCTGGCTGAAAATGAAGGTGCAAAGTTCTGGCTGAACGTGCTGACGGAACTTAAAAATCGCGGCCTTCAGGACATCCTGATTGCCTGCGTGGATGGCCTGAAGGGCTTCCCGGATGCGATAAACAGCGTCTATCCGCAGACTCACATCCAGCTGTGCATCATCCACATGGTGCGTAACCGCCTGAAATACGTGGCGTGGAAGGACTACAAAGCGGTCACGGGCGGGCTGAAAACCGTTTATCAGGCACCAACAGAAGCTGCCGCACGGATGGCGCTGGATGCGTTCGCCGAAGAATGGGATGACAAATATCCACAAATCAGCAAAAGCTGGCGTGCGCACGGGGAAAACCTCAATACGTTCTTCGGCTATCCGTCTGACATCCGAAAAGCTATCTACACCACGAATGCCATTGAGTCGCTGAACAGCGTGATCCGTGCCGCCATTAAGAAACGCAAGGTATTCCCGACGGATGACTCAGTGCGAAAGGTTATTTACCTGGCAATCCAGTCGGCATCGAAAAAATGGAGTATGCCGGTCCAGAACTGTCGGCTGGCGATGAGCCGCTTTATTATTGAGTTCGGTGACCGCCTGAGCGTTCACCTTTGA
- a CDS encoding ABC transporter permease, producing the protein MSNKNSEMKPAMLVLGKLSVFCCALAAWEVASLDPQLAFFFGDPQRVVIILWQWFTEGEGGLDIVWGDHVLWSLHFPAQIYPHLIITLAETLLAFIIGTAMGMTVGLFLGINPLLSAIFSPYIKALNSLPRVILAPIFAMWFGLGIWSKVAFAITLVFFVVFFNVWQGVRDVNSVLLDNIRMLGANKRQQLMTIYLPSATSWVFSSLHMSIGLAFVGSVVGEYLGSYRGIGYLILQAEGSFDINTILAGTLLLTLFALLLDSGINIIERYAFKYRQVK; encoded by the coding sequence ATGAGTAATAAAAATTCCGAAATGAAACCAGCCATGCTTGTACTGGGGAAACTGTCCGTATTCTGCTGTGCGCTTGCCGCTTGGGAAGTAGCCTCGTTGGATCCGCAGCTGGCGTTTTTCTTTGGAGATCCTCAGCGTGTGGTTATCATCCTATGGCAATGGTTTACTGAAGGTGAAGGGGGTCTGGACATTGTCTGGGGAGACCATGTTCTCTGGTCGTTACATTTTCCGGCGCAAATTTATCCTCATCTCATTATTACACTCGCTGAAACCTTGTTGGCATTTATCATTGGTACGGCGATGGGAATGACGGTGGGACTTTTTCTGGGGATTAATCCGCTTTTATCGGCAATTTTCTCACCTTATATCAAAGCATTAAACTCATTGCCGCGTGTGATCCTCGCCCCAATATTTGCTATGTGGTTTGGACTTGGTATCTGGTCAAAAGTGGCTTTCGCTATCACCCTGGTATTTTTTGTCGTCTTTTTTAACGTATGGCAGGGGGTCCGTGACGTTAACTCTGTTCTGCTGGACAATATCCGTATGCTGGGAGCAAATAAACGCCAACAACTAATGACGATTTACCTTCCATCCGCCACATCATGGGTATTCTCAAGTTTGCATATGTCTATCGGCCTGGCTTTCGTCGGTTCAGTTGTGGGGGAATATTTAGGTTCTTACCGGGGAATTGGATATTTAATTCTTCAGGCTGAAGGAAGTTTTGATATCAATACCATCCTGGCCGGAACGCTGTTACTTACTCTGTTTGCTCTGTTATTAGACTCCGGGATTAATATTATTGAGCGCTATGCATTTAAATACAGGCAGGTTAAATAA
- a CDS encoding ABC transporter ATP-binding protein has protein sequence MFILDPDIILMDEPFSSLDIQTRQLMENELLVLWEKKRSAVLFITHDLDEAIALADRVIVLSAGPGTRPIGEFSVPLARPRDVTEIRTDPKFVGLHKDIWNVLCDEVLKSYQHNLSHHE, from the coding sequence ATGTTCATTCTTGATCCTGACATTATCTTGATGGACGAACCTTTTTCTTCGCTGGATATTCAAACCCGTCAGTTAATGGAAAACGAATTGCTCGTACTCTGGGAAAAAAAACGTAGTGCTGTACTGTTCATAACGCATGATCTGGACGAAGCCATTGCTCTGGCTGATCGGGTTATTGTCCTTTCGGCCGGGCCAGGTACACGCCCAATAGGCGAATTTTCAGTCCCGCTGGCGCGCCCACGTGATGTAACAGAAATTCGTACCGATCCAAAGTTTGTCGGGCTACATAAGGATATCTGGAATGTACTTTGTGACGAAGTACTGAAAAGTTACCAACATAATTTATCCCATCATGAGTAA
- a CDS encoding IS91 family transposase, whose translation MYIPRPAKLLFTTDDAWNRYMDKHGDTLSPWTVLCVERMLACGTAAMGVKRYCCASPDCTHTRFFCQTCKSKGCSSCGHKATEQWITEQQQILPDCDWQHITFTMPHLLWPFFNNNWPLLNALFRAATRAMLRWARKQGVEVGIFCALHTYGRQLNQHPHIHLSVTRGGLDIKHGVWRDLFFKKHAVEEIWRGAVIRLLRHSYDLINPGRLPGLGHIHDKKQWLRYLQAQYGRRWKVHFAKKTRGAWRSVKYLGRYLKRPPVSAAKLRHYSGGAVVHHYYDHRTQQYRQQTLTQEDMIGRYISHIPAKHFKMVRYYGFLSNRKRGSLLPKVYEALEMEARKKPEKPGFAALMKEFLRTDPYKCILCGNRLRFSSAQAGRHASELVAERLHNIDRKRWLLAQTAG comes from the coding sequence ATGTATATCCCGCGCCCGGCAAAACTGCTGTTCACCACTGATGACGCCTGGAACCGGTATATGGATAAACACGGGGACACCCTCAGCCCCTGGACCGTACTCTGCGTCGAGCGCATGCTCGCCTGCGGCACTGCTGCCATGGGGGTGAAGCGATACTGCTGCGCCTCCCCGGACTGCACCCACACCCGCTTCTTCTGCCAGACCTGTAAATCAAAAGGCTGCAGCTCCTGCGGACATAAGGCCACGGAGCAGTGGATTACAGAGCAACAGCAAATTCTGCCCGACTGCGACTGGCAGCATATCACCTTCACCATGCCCCATCTGCTGTGGCCCTTTTTCAACAATAACTGGCCTCTGCTCAATGCCCTGTTCCGCGCAGCCACCCGCGCCATGCTCCGCTGGGCCAGAAAACAGGGTGTGGAAGTCGGTATCTTCTGCGCCCTGCACACCTACGGTCGCCAGCTCAACCAGCATCCCCACATTCATCTCTCCGTCACCCGCGGCGGGCTTGATATTAAACACGGCGTATGGCGCGACCTCTTCTTTAAAAAGCATGCCGTGGAGGAAATCTGGCGCGGAGCCGTCATCCGGCTGCTGCGCCACAGCTATGACCTGATTAACCCCGGCAGGCTGCCGGGGCTGGGGCATATCCACGACAAAAAACAGTGGCTGCGCTATCTGCAGGCGCAGTACGGGCGCCGCTGGAAGGTCCACTTCGCGAAGAAGACCCGGGGGGCCTGGCGGAGCGTCAAATATCTGGGCCGGTACCTGAAACGGCCCCCCGTGTCGGCGGCGAAGCTGAGGCACTACAGCGGCGGCGCGGTGGTGCACCACTATTACGACCACCGTACGCAGCAGTACCGGCAGCAGACGCTGACGCAGGAAGATATGATCGGACGTTATATCAGCCATATCCCGGCGAAGCATTTTAAGATGGTGCGTTATTACGGTTTTTTATCAAACCGTAAACGGGGTAGCCTGCTGCCGAAGGTGTATGAAGCCCTGGAGATGGAAGCGCGGAAAAAACCGGAGAAGCCCGGCTTCGCCGCGCTGATGAAAGAATTTCTGCGCACGGATCCGTACAAATGCATTCTGTGCGGCAACCGACTGCGCTTCAGCAGTGCGCAGGCCGGGAGGCACGCGTCGGAGTTGGTGGCAGAAAGACTGCATAACATCGACCGGAAACGATGGCTTCTGGCACAGACTGCGGGATAA
- a CDS encoding ATP-binding cassette domain-containing protein, with protein sequence MRIRQKLCAGLLVPSSGKITVFDKPLDGINSHAGYMFQDEILLPWLTVLENVVLGLSYRGMPATESDSLGRSWLTRVGLSVVADYYPSQLSGGMRKRVALAQTLMVRKLNHRFKNFLTMSSSVCNAVMMCHRERYGHKMAFAARF encoded by the coding sequence ATGCGAATACGACAGAAGCTTTGCGCTGGCCTGCTCGTACCTTCTTCTGGTAAAATTACGGTATTTGACAAACCGCTGGACGGTATTAATTCACACGCAGGCTATATGTTTCAGGATGAAATATTATTGCCATGGCTGACTGTTCTGGAAAATGTGGTGCTGGGATTGAGTTATCGCGGGATGCCAGCGACTGAATCTGATTCACTGGGCAGGTCATGGTTAACCCGCGTAGGGTTAAGTGTTGTTGCAGATTACTATCCTTCGCAACTGTCCGGAGGCATGCGTAAACGCGTGGCCCTGGCGCAAACCTTGATGGTTAGGAAACTGAATCATCGTTTTAAAAATTTCCTGACCATGAGCAGCAGTGTCTGTAATGCAGTAATGATGTGCCATCGGGAACGTTATGGTCATAAAATGGCATTTGCGGCGCGTTTTTAA
- a CDS encoding IS256 family transposase → MDEKKLKALAAELAKGLKTEAGLNQFSRMLTKLTVETARNAELTDHLGHEKNAPKTGTNTRNGYSSKTLLCDDGEIGLNTPRDRENTFEPQLIKKNQTRIAQMDSQILSLYAKGMTTREIVDTFKEMYDADVSPALISKVTDAVKEQVAEWQNRQLDALYPIVYLDCIVVKVRQNGSVINKAVFLAPGINTEGRKELPGMWLAENEGAKFWLNVLTELKNRGLQDILIACVDGLKGFPDAINSVYLQTHIQLCIIHMVRNSLKYVAWKDYKAVTGGLKTVYQAPTEAAARMALDAFAEEWDDKYPQISKSWRAHGENLNTFFGYPSDIRKSIYTTNAIESLNSVIRAAIKKRKVFPTDDSVRKVIYLAIQSASKKWSMPVQNCRLAMSRFIIEFGDRLSVHL, encoded by the coding sequence ATGGACGAGAAGAAACTTAAGGCCCTTGCTGCTGAACTGGCCAAAGGCCTCAAAACTGAGGCCGGCCTTAATCAGTTTTCCCGCATGCTCACGAAGCTGACCGTTGAAACGGCACGCAATGCAGAACTGACTGACCACCTCGGGCATGAGAAAAATGCCCCTAAAACCGGCACCAATACCCGCAACGGCTACTCTTCGAAAACGCTGCTGTGCGACGACGGTGAAATCGGGCTAAACACGCCGCGCGACCGGGAAAATACCTTTGAACCTCAGCTGATTAAGAAGAATCAGACGCGTATCGCGCAGATGGACAGCCAGATTTTATCCTTGTATGCCAAAGGCATGACCACGCGGGAAATCGTCGATACGTTCAAAGAGATGTACGATGCTGATGTGTCACCGGCCCTGATATCAAAAGTCACGGATGCCGTTAAAGAGCAGGTCGCCGAATGGCAGAATCGCCAGCTGGATGCGCTCTATCCCATTGTTTATCTGGACTGTATTGTTGTTAAGGTTCGTCAGAATGGCAGCGTGATTAACAAAGCGGTGTTCCTGGCGCCGGGCATCAATACCGAAGGCCGGAAAGAGCTTCCGGGGATGTGGCTGGCTGAAAATGAAGGTGCAAAGTTCTGGCTGAACGTGCTGACGGAACTTAAAAATCGCGGCCTTCAGGACATCCTGATTGCCTGCGTGGATGGCCTGAAGGGCTTCCCGGATGCGATAAACAGCGTCTATCTGCAGACTCACATCCAGCTGTGCATCATCCACATGGTGCGTAACAGCCTGAAATACGTGGCGTGGAAGGACTACAAAGCGGTCACGGGCGGGCTGAAAACCGTTTATCAGGCACCAACAGAAGCGGCCGCACGGATGGCGCTGGATGCGTTCGCCGAAGAATGGGATGACAAATATCCACAAATCAGCAAAAGCTGGCGTGCGCACGGGGAAAACCTCAATACGTTCTTCGGCTATCCGTCTGACATCCGAAAATCTATCTACACCACGAATGCCATTGAGTCGCTGAACAGCGTGATCCGTGCCGCCATTAAGAAACGCAAGGTATTCCCGACGGATGACTCAGTGCGAAAGGTTATTTACCTGGCAATCCAGTCGGCATCGAAAAAATGGAGTATGCCGGTCCAGAACTGTCGGCTGGCGATGAGCCGCTTTATTATTGAGTTCGGTGACCGCCTGAGCGTTCACCTTTGA